From Draconibacterium halophilum, one genomic window encodes:
- a CDS encoding efflux transporter outer membrane subunit has translation MKTNSIKNILLIAGISVLFFSCSTTNQYQRSKNLTDGLYGEAKISDSNLSNEDWQNLFNDPILDSLIADGLRNNLDLQAAVQRVVVAESNFYQSKAQLAPSLSGKAGHTYVKNSEATSPNGPDHYNASQITLQSSWEIDFWGKLNNAKKSAYANYLATDAAHKAVQTRLIANMASVYYNLLALDAKLEITKATVKNSAELVETIKALKESGSVTGAAVVQSEAARYAAEVTIPDIEQQIRENENTLCILLGRTPGKVERGKLEDQQAHELLEIGVPAELLDNRPDVMQAEYSVISAYHMTNSAKAYFYPSVTLTANAGLESLELSDLFDPTSFAANVVDGLVQPIFNKRANKTRLEVAKAQQEEALLNFKSTLLNAGAEVNDALSMYDASIQKIELRNKQLDALEKSVDYTKELLVYGSATYTEVLNAQQSLLNAQLSDVNDQVQQLNAVVSLYRTLGGGWK, from the coding sequence ATGAAGACAAATTCAATAAAAAATATATTACTGATTGCCGGTATTTCAGTGTTGTTCTTCTCGTGCAGCACAACAAATCAATACCAGCGAAGCAAAAATCTTACTGACGGTTTGTATGGAGAAGCAAAAATTAGCGATTCCAACTTATCGAACGAAGATTGGCAAAACCTGTTTAACGACCCGATTCTGGACAGTTTAATTGCCGACGGATTAAGAAACAACCTTGATTTGCAAGCTGCAGTTCAACGTGTTGTTGTTGCCGAGTCGAATTTTTACCAAAGTAAAGCGCAACTGGCTCCGTCCTTGTCGGGAAAGGCCGGCCACACTTACGTAAAAAACTCGGAAGCTACCAGCCCGAATGGCCCCGACCATTACAATGCATCGCAAATAACTTTGCAAAGTAGCTGGGAAATCGATTTCTGGGGGAAATTGAACAACGCCAAAAAATCGGCATACGCCAATTATCTGGCCACCGATGCCGCACACAAAGCGGTGCAAACGCGCCTGATTGCAAACATGGCCTCGGTTTATTACAATTTGCTGGCATTGGATGCCAAGCTTGAGATTACAAAAGCTACCGTAAAAAACAGTGCCGAACTGGTTGAAACCATAAAAGCATTAAAAGAAAGCGGAAGTGTAACGGGTGCTGCAGTGGTACAAAGTGAAGCTGCGCGTTATGCGGCAGAAGTAACTATTCCGGATATTGAACAGCAAATACGAGAAAACGAAAATACACTTTGTATTCTTTTGGGCAGAACTCCGGGAAAAGTAGAACGCGGAAAATTGGAGGATCAGCAGGCGCACGAATTGTTAGAAATAGGTGTTCCCGCAGAACTTTTGGATAATCGCCCAGATGTTATGCAGGCCGAATACAGCGTTATTAGCGCCTACCATATGACCAATAGTGCCAAAGCTTACTTTTACCCGTCGGTTACACTTACAGCAAATGCAGGTTTAGAGTCGCTGGAACTTAGCGATTTGTTTGATCCGACATCGTTTGCAGCCAATGTTGTAGACGGTTTGGTTCAGCCAATTTTTAATAAGCGCGCCAACAAAACACGTTTGGAAGTGGCCAAAGCACAACAAGAAGAGGCGCTGCTGAATTTCAAAAGTACTTTGCTGAATGCCGGTGCAGAGGTGAATGATGCATTAAGCATGTACGACGCTTCGATACAAAAGATCGAGCTGCGCAACAAACAGTTGGATGCGCTGGAGAAATCGGTAGACTACACCAAAGAATTGCTGGTTTACGGATCGGCAACCTATACCGAA
- a CDS encoding efflux RND transporter permease subunit — MFNKFIERPVLSTVISILLVILGVLGITTLPIEQYPDIAPPTIRVSANYTGADAQTVLSSVVIPLEEQINGVEDMIYMSSTASNNGSATIQVYFKQGTDPDMAAVNVQNRVTRANALLPAEVTRAGVITAKRQNNMLMVFSLYSKDGKYDETFLQNYAKINLMPQVQRINGVGEALVFGQKDYSMRIWLKPDIMSSYHLMPSDVVAALNAQNLEAAPGRFGSENNQSFEYVIRYRGKLTQPEEFENIVIKSDEDGNVLRLRDIARVELGSMNYTAMTQTQGQPGITMAIFQSAGSNARDVILEIENTLEEASKSFPPGVDYIELMNTNEFLDASIEKVLHTLLEAFILVFIVVFVFLQNFRATLIPAIAVPVSIIGTFFFLNLFGFTINLLTLFALVLAIGIVVDDAIVVVEAVHAKLDGGARNAKSAAISAMSEISTAIISITLVMAAVFIPVTFITGTTGVFYRQFGITLTVAILLSAINALTLSPALCALFLKPHSKEEKAQKGVMKRFYTAFNTAFEAMTGKYKKVTHFFINKRWLAAGMIVVFVALLGYLMKTTSTGFVPAEDTGRMFVDIAMPPASSSERTAEVAKQVDQILATIPEINGRTAITGFSFLGGQGSPYAMVIAGLKPFGERKGEGQDLNSIVQKLYMLTSQIKGARIIIFSPPMVPGFSVTGGFELQLEDKTGGDIKEFEKVTNNFLGVLNQRPEIQYARTAFNTNFPQYRIDVDAARCMRSGLQVSSVLSAMQGYIGGYYASDFNRFGKQYRVMVQSEAEYRGNPEDLNNIKIRTGNGEMAPISEFITLTRVYGPETISRFNMYTAISVNGNPNPGFSSGDAIDAVREVAAEMLPTGYDYEFSGITREEINAGNQTIIIFILSLIFVYFLLAAQYESYIMPLSIIVSLPIGIAGSFIFARILGVENNIYLQISLVMLIGLLAKNAILIVEFARQRRESGMSIIEAAVEGATARLRPILMTSFALIVGLIPLVIASGVGANGNRSIGAGAVGGMLIGTLIGILVIPAMFVVFQILEEKVKKPKEQQEISEMNSLG; from the coding sequence ATGTTTAATAAATTTATAGAAAGACCGGTTCTCTCAACCGTTATTTCAATCCTATTGGTAATTCTGGGTGTACTCGGTATTACCACATTACCCATCGAGCAGTACCCCGATATTGCTCCGCCAACCATCAGGGTATCGGCTAACTATACCGGTGCCGATGCGCAAACTGTTTTAAGCAGTGTTGTTATTCCACTTGAAGAGCAGATTAATGGTGTTGAAGACATGATTTACATGAGCTCAACAGCAAGTAATAACGGTTCTGCAACCATACAGGTTTATTTTAAACAGGGCACCGATCCTGACATGGCAGCAGTGAATGTGCAAAACAGGGTTACACGCGCCAATGCTCTTTTACCGGCCGAAGTTACACGTGCCGGGGTTATTACTGCCAAGCGCCAGAACAACATGTTAATGGTATTTTCGCTTTATAGTAAAGATGGGAAGTACGATGAAACATTCTTACAAAACTACGCCAAAATTAACCTGATGCCGCAAGTGCAACGTATTAACGGCGTTGGTGAGGCATTGGTATTTGGACAAAAAGACTATTCGATGCGTATTTGGTTAAAACCGGATATTATGTCGAGTTACCATTTAATGCCTTCGGATGTTGTTGCTGCCCTTAATGCCCAAAACCTTGAAGCCGCGCCGGGACGTTTTGGTAGCGAAAACAATCAAAGTTTTGAGTACGTAATTCGTTATCGGGGAAAATTGACACAGCCTGAAGAATTTGAAAATATTGTTATAAAATCGGATGAAGATGGCAATGTTCTTCGCCTTAGAGATATTGCCCGGGTGGAATTAGGATCGATGAATTACACCGCCATGACGCAAACACAGGGACAACCAGGTATTACCATGGCAATTTTCCAATCTGCCGGTTCGAATGCTAGAGATGTGATTCTTGAAATAGAAAACACCCTGGAAGAAGCATCCAAATCATTTCCTCCGGGAGTTGATTATATCGAACTGATGAACACCAACGAATTCCTCGATGCATCAATCGAAAAAGTATTACACACACTACTCGAAGCATTTATCCTGGTATTTATTGTGGTATTCGTATTCCTCCAAAATTTCAGGGCTACACTTATTCCGGCAATTGCGGTTCCGGTTTCTATTATCGGTACTTTCTTTTTCCTGAATTTGTTCGGATTCACCATTAACCTGCTAACCTTATTCGCACTGGTTCTGGCCATAGGGATTGTGGTTGACGACGCCATTGTGGTGGTTGAGGCGGTTCATGCCAAACTCGACGGTGGCGCACGAAACGCTAAATCGGCGGCCATTTCCGCCATGAGCGAAATTTCAACAGCCATTATTTCCATTACGCTTGTAATGGCAGCGGTGTTTATTCCGGTTACTTTTATTACAGGAACTACCGGTGTTTTCTACCGTCAGTTTGGTATTACACTAACGGTGGCAATTCTACTTTCAGCAATTAACGCGCTTACCTTAAGTCCGGCTCTTTGTGCGCTGTTTCTGAAACCACACAGCAAAGAGGAAAAAGCACAAAAGGGGGTAATGAAGCGTTTTTATACGGCTTTTAATACCGCTTTTGAAGCCATGACCGGAAAATATAAAAAGGTTACCCACTTCTTTATCAACAAAAGATGGCTGGCAGCTGGAATGATCGTAGTTTTTGTTGCATTGCTGGGCTACCTTATGAAAACAACTTCAACAGGTTTTGTTCCGGCAGAAGATACCGGCCGAATGTTTGTTGATATTGCCATGCCACCGGCTTCTTCATCAGAAAGAACTGCTGAAGTGGCCAAACAAGTTGATCAGATATTGGCAACCATTCCCGAAATTAACGGACGAACTGCTATCACCGGATTCTCGTTTTTAGGTGGGCAGGGTAGTCCTTACGCCATGGTAATTGCAGGACTAAAACCATTCGGAGAAAGAAAAGGCGAAGGTCAGGATTTAAACAGCATTGTTCAAAAGTTGTACATGCTTACTTCGCAAATTAAAGGTGCGCGTATTATCATTTTCTCGCCACCAATGGTTCCGGGCTTTAGTGTTACCGGTGGATTTGAATTACAACTGGAAGACAAAACCGGCGGCGATATTAAGGAGTTTGAAAAAGTAACCAATAATTTCCTTGGAGTTTTAAATCAGCGGCCTGAAATTCAGTATGCACGTACGGCATTTAATACCAATTTTCCGCAATACCGAATTGATGTTGATGCTGCCCGCTGTATGCGCTCGGGCTTGCAGGTAAGTTCGGTTCTTTCGGCCATGCAAGGTTATATTGGCGGCTATTATGCATCCGATTTTAACCGATTTGGTAAACAGTACCGTGTTATGGTACAGTCGGAAGCCGAATACCGCGGTAATCCTGAAGATTTAAACAACATTAAAATACGTACCGGGAATGGAGAAATGGCTCCAATTTCAGAGTTCATTACACTTACACGAGTTTATGGTCCTGAAACGATTAGCCGCTTTAATATGTACACCGCAATTTCGGTAAACGGAAATCCAAATCCGGGTTTTAGTTCAGGAGATGCAATTGATGCTGTACGTGAGGTAGCAGCAGAAATGTTGCCAACCGGTTACGACTACGAGTTCTCGGGTATCACCCGCGAGGAGATCAATGCCGGTAATCAAACAATCATCATTTTTATTTTGAGTTTGATTTTTGTGTACTTCCTGCTGGCTGCCCAATACGAAAGTTATATTATGCCGCTTTCGATTATTGTCTCGTTGCCAATTGGTATAGCCGGCTCGTTTATTTTTGCCCGTATTTTAGGTGTTGAGAATAACATTTACCTGCAAATTTCGCTGGTAATGCTTATCGGACTTCTGGCAAAAAATGCCATTCTTATTGTAGAGTTTGCCCGACAACGACGCGAATCAGGTATGTCGATTATCGAGGCAGCCGTTGAAGGTGCCACTGCCCGACTTCGCCCAATTTTAATGACGTCGTTTGCATTGATCGTTGGGTTGATTCCGCTGGTTATCGCCAGCGGAGTTGGTGCCAATGGGAACCGTTCTATCGGAGCGGGAGCTGTAGGCGGTATGCTTATCGGTACTTTGATTGGGATTTTGGTTATTCCGGCCATGTTTGTTGTTTTCCAGATTTTAGAAGAAAAAGTGAAAAAACCAAAGGAACAACAAGAGATTTCAGAAATGAATAGTTTGGGTTAA
- a CDS encoding efflux RND transporter periplasmic adaptor subunit: MKTIVQPTSMALLAILLIFSSCSNNQQGSNPTMGGQVPEYLVQEVTPQNITLYQNFPATLEGEQTVEIRPRVAGYIEKIFVDEGDYVKKGQLLFQLNANDIRAQVRSAEAQIKVAESQVATAKIEVEKTKPLVEKNIVSDFQLESVKTNLQSAEAQLAQAQANLANAKANLQYTMITSPTKGIIGTFPYRVGSLVSSSVTQPLTTVSNTASMRAYFSINEKVFLQMTKELQGNNMREKLANLPEVELILPDKSTYSEKGKIEIASGIVDSQTGAINMRASFPNTEGNLRSGGSGNIRLPEYHKDVLLVPQPASYEIQEKHFVYVLNSENKVVNTEIQIIAGDLKDVFVVTSGLKAGDKIVVEGITSLRDGMEIKPQLARQQAVEENNQPSNN; this comes from the coding sequence ATGAAAACAATTGTACAACCTACAAGCATGGCACTGCTTGCCATTCTTTTAATCTTTTCTTCCTGTTCGAATAACCAACAAGGAAGCAACCCAACGATGGGAGGCCAGGTTCCCGAATACCTGGTACAAGAAGTTACACCACAAAACATTACTCTTTATCAAAATTTTCCGGCCACACTTGAAGGCGAACAAACTGTTGAAATTCGCCCCAGAGTTGCAGGTTATATCGAAAAAATATTTGTTGACGAAGGTGACTATGTAAAAAAAGGCCAGCTTCTTTTTCAACTTAATGCAAACGATATCAGGGCACAGGTTCGGTCAGCCGAAGCACAGATTAAAGTTGCCGAATCGCAGGTTGCCACTGCAAAAATCGAAGTGGAGAAAACAAAACCGCTGGTAGAGAAAAATATTGTCAGCGATTTTCAGCTCGAATCGGTAAAAACAAACTTACAATCGGCCGAGGCACAACTGGCGCAGGCACAGGCAAATTTAGCCAATGCAAAAGCCAATCTCCAGTACACCATGATTACCAGTCCAACAAAAGGCATTATCGGAACTTTTCCGTACCGCGTTGGAAGTTTGGTAAGCAGCTCAGTTACCCAGCCGCTTACAACAGTATCAAATACTGCCAGCATGCGCGCCTATTTCTCCATAAACGAGAAAGTATTTTTACAAATGACAAAAGAACTGCAAGGAAACAACATGCGCGAAAAACTGGCAAACCTGCCTGAAGTAGAGCTAATTCTTCCCGACAAATCAACCTATAGCGAGAAAGGTAAAATTGAAATTGCCAGCGGAATTGTTGATTCGCAAACCGGAGCTATAAATATGCGTGCTTCGTTTCCTAACACTGAAGGAAACCTACGCTCGGGCGGAAGTGGAAATATTCGGTTACCGGAATACCACAAAGATGTTTTGCTGGTTCCACAGCCTGCCAGTTACGAAATACAGGAAAAACATTTTGTTTACGTTCTCAACAGCGAAAATAAAGTTGTAAATACCGAGATTCAGATAATTGCAGGAGATTTGAAAGACGTTTTTGTTGTTACGTCAGGTTTAAAAGCCGGCGACAAAATTGTTGTTGAAGGAATTACGTCCCTCCGCGATGGCATGGAAATTAAACCCCAACTGGCCAGGCAACAAGCAGTTGAAGAAAACAATCAACCGTCAAACAATTAA
- a CDS encoding MarR family winged helix-turn-helix transcriptional regulator, translating to MKTKEPLTYLLGQTMKLVRHKLMAKFKENNLELTLEQFVVLLYIHENSASTQQDLANHFLRDKSIVTRQINTLIDLGYVMRTQDDEDKRKKNLQLTKAGIEMLELLKAKSVEVSTELLDGISQEELTNFEHVISKIQHNTGFKECLSCC from the coding sequence ATGAAAACAAAAGAACCATTGACCTATTTGCTTGGGCAAACCATGAAATTGGTTCGCCATAAGTTAATGGCAAAGTTTAAGGAAAATAATTTAGAGTTAACGCTGGAACAGTTTGTAGTGTTACTCTACATCCACGAAAATTCAGCATCTACCCAACAAGATCTTGCTAATCACTTTTTACGCGACAAATCAATTGTTACGCGCCAGATTAATACACTTATTGATTTGGGGTATGTAATGCGTACGCAAGATGATGAAGATAAACGAAAAAAAAATTTACAGCTAACGAAGGCAGGAATTGAAATGCTTGAGTTACTAAAAGCCAAATCAGTAGAAGTTTCAACAGAACTTTTAGATGGAATTTCGCAGGAAGAGCTAACAAATTTTGAGCATGTGATCTCAAAAATTCAGCATAACACAGGTTTTAAAGAATGCCTGTCGTGCTGCTAA
- the nifH gene encoding nitrogenase iron protein: MRKIAIYGKGGIGKSTTTQNTVAGLVEAGKNVKVVGCDPKADSTRLLLGGMAQKTVLDTLREEGEDVELEDIVKVGYGGVRCVESGGPEPGVGCAGRGIITSINMLEQLGAWDEKFELDYTFYDVLGDVVCGGFAMPIREGKAEEIYIVVSGEMMAMYAANNICKGIKKYAQAGGVRLGGLICNSRKVDNESAMIEELARQLGTQMIHFVPRDNMVQQAEINRKTVIEFNAEHPQADEYRALAKAIDENEMFVIPEPLEMEVLEKLLIDFGIAS; encoded by the coding sequence ATGAGAAAGATTGCAATTTATGGAAAGGGTGGAATTGGTAAATCAACCACAACCCAAAATACTGTAGCAGGATTAGTTGAAGCAGGTAAAAATGTAAAAGTTGTGGGTTGCGACCCTAAAGCTGACTCAACCCGATTATTATTGGGGGGTATGGCCCAGAAAACAGTGTTGGATACACTTCGCGAAGAAGGTGAAGATGTAGAGTTGGAAGACATTGTAAAAGTAGGATACGGCGGTGTTCGTTGTGTTGAATCAGGTGGTCCTGAACCAGGTGTAGGATGTGCCGGTCGTGGTATCATTACTTCTATTAATATGTTGGAGCAGTTGGGTGCATGGGACGAAAAATTCGAGCTTGACTACACTTTCTACGATGTACTTGGTGACGTTGTTTGCGGTGGTTTCGCCATGCCTATTCGCGAAGGTAAAGCAGAGGAGATTTACATTGTAGTATCGGGCGAGATGATGGCAATGTATGCCGCCAACAACATCTGTAAAGGTATTAAGAAATATGCTCAGGCAGGTGGTGTTCGTTTAGGAGGATTGATTTGTAACTCGCGTAAAGTTGATAACGAATCAGCAATGATTGAAGAGCTTGCCAGACAGTTGGGTACGCAAATGATTCACTTTGTTCCTCGTGATAATATGGTTCAGCAGGCCGAAATCAACCGTAAAACTGTTATTGAGTTCAATGCAGAACATCCTCAGGCCGATGAGTACAGAGCCTTGGCAAAAGCGATCGACGAAAACGAAATGTTTGTAATTCCTGAACCACTTGAAATGGAAGTGTTGGAGAAATTATTGATCGACTTCGGGATTGCCAGCTAA
- a CDS encoding P-II family nitrogen regulator yields MLMVRAIIRPEKSSKVLKALFEAGYIAVTKIPVVGRGKQRGIKIGDVTYDELPKEMLIMVIKDEDKDFAISTIMEAARSEPKGAFGDGKIFVTSVDEAYTISRGTKEL; encoded by the coding sequence ATGTTAATGGTAAGAGCTATTATACGCCCGGAGAAATCAAGTAAAGTACTGAAAGCCCTGTTCGAGGCTGGATATATTGCAGTAACAAAGATCCCTGTTGTGGGACGTGGTAAACAGCGCGGTATTAAAATAGGCGATGTTACCTATGATGAACTTCCGAAAGAAATGTTGATCATGGTAATCAAAGACGAAGACAAAGACTTCGCTATCAGCACCATAATGGAAGCAGCGCGTAGCGAACCGAAAGGTGCCTTTGGTGATGGAAAAATCTTTGTAACCTCAGTAGACGAGGCCTACACCATCAGTCGCGGAACAAAAGAATTATAA
- a CDS encoding P-II family nitrogen regulator — protein MKMVLAIIRIDKMNATKRALTAAGITSMTATGKVFGRGKGAWDAQVMEGAKKDMPEALTHLGKEPRLRPQRVLNIAVSDHNVQLTIDTIIEVNQTPAPGDGKIFVLPLDDTYRVRTGETGTTIL, from the coding sequence ATGAAGATGGTATTGGCGATCATCAGGATCGATAAAATGAATGCAACAAAGCGGGCACTTACCGCAGCGGGCATTACTTCAATGACGGCCACCGGAAAAGTTTTTGGAAGAGGAAAAGGTGCCTGGGATGCCCAGGTAATGGAAGGTGCAAAAAAAGATATGCCAGAAGCACTTACGCACCTCGGGAAAGAACCCCGGCTGAGACCTCAGCGCGTACTAAATATTGCGGTTTCCGACCACAATGTGCAATTAACAATTGATACGATTATCGAAGTTAATCAGACTCCTGCTCCCGGCGATGGAAAAATATTTGTCCTTCCATTGGATGATACGTATCGGGTTCGCACCGGCGAAACAGGGACGACAATTCTTTAA
- the nifD gene encoding nitrogenase molybdenum-iron protein alpha chain: MPNKKDYTNGLPDASQLKEEILAKYPRKVAKKRAKAMVINDPNESQEIGANIRTVPGIITQRGCTYAGCKGVVLGPTRDIINLVHGPIGCSFYAWLTRRNQTRALEGDPNFITYAFSTDMQDENIVFGGEAKLKDAIREAFDTFHPSSIGIFSTCPVGLIGDDVHAVAREMKEELGINIFGFSCEGYRGVSQSAGHHIANNGIFKHVVGNDDRERTGKYQVNLLGEYNIGGDAFEIESLFEEIGVTLISTYSGNSTVESFAYSHTADLNMVMCHRSINYIAEMMEEKYGIPWFKVNFIGAESTAKSLRKMAEYFGDPEMIAKVEEVIAREMLKVKAVAEAVKPKVEGKLAMMFVGGSRAHHYQDLFTELGVRVVSAGYEFAHRDDYEGREVLPNIKIDADTRNIEDLVVTKDEEKYRDDLAEKKAKLEADGYEFKDYKGMMPDMQKNSLVIDDVNHWETEKLIEFYKPDMFCAGIKEKYVVQKYGVPLKQLHSYDYGGPYAAFGGAINFYKEMERMLGTDIWKLVDTPWKHEPEIVGSVTVDA, translated from the coding sequence ATGCCGAATAAGAAAGATTATACCAACGGATTGCCCGATGCTTCGCAACTGAAGGAAGAGATTCTGGCAAAATATCCGCGAAAAGTAGCCAAGAAAAGAGCCAAGGCGATGGTTATCAACGATCCTAACGAAAGTCAGGAGATTGGCGCCAATATTCGTACCGTGCCTGGAATTATTACACAACGTGGGTGTACTTATGCCGGTTGTAAAGGGGTGGTTTTAGGACCTACACGCGACATCATCAACCTGGTACACGGACCAATTGGTTGCAGCTTTTACGCCTGGTTAACAAGGCGTAACCAAACCAGGGCTCTTGAAGGTGATCCAAACTTCATCACCTATGCATTTTCTACCGATATGCAGGATGAAAACATCGTGTTTGGTGGAGAGGCAAAATTAAAAGATGCCATCCGCGAAGCTTTTGATACTTTTCATCCAAGTTCAATCGGTATCTTCTCTACATGTCCGGTAGGTTTGATTGGTGACGACGTTCATGCTGTTGCCCGTGAAATGAAAGAAGAACTGGGAATTAACATCTTCGGATTTAGCTGCGAAGGTTACCGTGGAGTGTCTCAGTCGGCCGGTCACCACATTGCCAACAACGGTATTTTTAAACACGTTGTAGGTAACGACGACCGCGAGCGTACCGGTAAATACCAGGTAAATTTATTAGGTGAATACAATATTGGTGGCGATGCTTTCGAAATCGAAAGTCTTTTCGAAGAAATCGGAGTAACGCTTATTTCAACATACAGTGGTAACTCAACCGTTGAAAGTTTTGCCTACTCACACACTGCCGACCTGAACATGGTTATGTGCCACCGTTCCATCAACTACATTGCCGAGATGATGGAAGAGAAATATGGTATTCCATGGTTTAAGGTCAACTTTATTGGAGCCGAATCAACTGCAAAATCATTGCGTAAAATGGCTGAATATTTTGGCGATCCGGAAATGATTGCCAAAGTTGAAGAAGTTATTGCACGGGAGATGCTAAAAGTGAAAGCAGTTGCCGAAGCTGTTAAACCAAAGGTTGAAGGTAAACTGGCAATGATGTTCGTTGGTGGATCACGTGCTCACCACTACCAGGATTTATTTACTGAACTGGGTGTTCGTGTAGTTTCTGCCGGTTACGAGTTTGCTCACCGCGACGACTACGAAGGACGTGAAGTTCTTCCGAACATTAAGATTGACGCCGATACACGAAACATCGAAGACCTTGTGGTTACCAAAGATGAAGAAAAATATCGCGACGATCTGGCCGAGAAAAAAGCCAAACTGGAAGCTGATGGTTACGAGTTTAAAGATTACAAAGGTATGATGCCTGATATGCAGAAAAACTCGCTGGTAATTGACGATGTAAACCATTGGGAAACTGAAAAGCTGATTGAATTCTACAAGCCTGATATGTTTTGTGCGGGTATTAAAGAAAAATACGTGGTACAAAAATATGGTGTGCCATTAAAACAGCTTCACTCTTACGACTATGGTGGTCCATACGCAGCCTTTGGTGGTGCAATAAATTTCTACAAGGAAATGGAACGTATGCTGGGCACTGATATTTGGAAACTGGTTGATACACCGTGGAAACACGAGCCAGAGATTGTTGGAAGTGTAACCGTTGACGCTTAG
- the nifK gene encoding nitrogenase molybdenum-iron protein subunit beta → MLLRHTTSEVKERKALTVNPAKTCQPVGAMYAALGVHGCLPHSHGSQGCCSYHRSALTRHYKEPVMAATSSFTEGSSVFGGQANLLQAIDNIFGIYDPDIIAVHSTCLSETIGDDLGQIVKKALDDGKIPEGKFVVQASTPSYVGSHVTGYANMLEAFVKYFSFNTDEKKRQVNMLSGWVEPADMRELKRLAGLMDLKTVLLPDTSDVLDTPMDGTYKMYPKGGTTREEIVSMGDSMRTVAMGEWATEKAAITLDNKCKVPFSMTDVPIGLKATDRFIQALSTAGKVSIPDCISDERGKLVDVITDMHQYLYGKRVALWGDPDTLLPLIEFLVDIDMKPVYVVSGTPGKKFSKRAMEILEAKVPEAKVRNGASADMFLMHQWIKEEPVDLLIGNTYGKYIARDEGIPFVRSGFPIIDRIGHSYFPTVGYMGGIRLLESILGVIMDKIDATSPEESFELTM, encoded by the coding sequence ATGTTATTACGACATACAACAAGCGAAGTAAAAGAAAGAAAAGCACTAACGGTTAACCCGGCAAAAACCTGCCAGCCGGTTGGTGCTATGTACGCAGCTCTTGGAGTGCACGGTTGTTTGCCACACAGTCACGGTTCGCAGGGCTGTTGCTCATACCACAGAAGTGCCTTAACAAGACATTATAAAGAGCCTGTAATGGCTGCAACAAGTTCATTCACCGAAGGATCATCAGTATTCGGTGGACAGGCAAACCTGTTGCAGGCGATCGATAATATTTTTGGAATTTACGATCCTGATATCATTGCCGTTCACTCAACTTGTTTGTCAGAAACAATTGGTGACGACCTTGGACAAATCGTTAAAAAAGCATTGGACGATGGTAAAATACCTGAAGGTAAATTCGTTGTTCAGGCATCAACTCCAAGTTACGTGGGATCTCATGTAACAGGTTATGCCAACATGCTTGAAGCATTTGTAAAATATTTTTCATTCAATACCGATGAGAAAAAACGTCAGGTTAATATGTTGTCAGGTTGGGTTGAACCAGCTGATATGCGTGAACTGAAACGTTTGGCAGGATTGATGGACTTAAAAACAGTTCTGCTGCCCGATACTTCAGACGTTTTGGATACGCCAATGGACGGAACATATAAAATGTACCCGAAAGGCGGAACAACCCGCGAAGAGATTGTAAGCATGGGCGACAGTATGAGAACTGTTGCAATGGGCGAGTGGGCTACTGAAAAAGCAGCCATTACGTTGGATAATAAATGCAAGGTGCCTTTTTCTATGACTGACGTTCCAATCGGTTTGAAAGCTACCGACCGCTTTATTCAGGCGCTTTCTACTGCCGGTAAAGTTTCAATTCCTGATTGTATTTCAGATGAACGCGGTAAACTTGTTGACGTGATTACCGATATGCATCAGTATTTATACGGTAAGCGTGTTGCCCTTTGGGGAGATCCTGATACATTATTACCATTGATCGAGTTCCTGGTAGATATAGATATGAAACCTGTATACGTGGTTTCCGGAACACCGGGTAAAAAATTCTCGAAACGTGCAATGGAAATTCTGGAAGCAAAAGTACCCGAAGCAAAAGTTCGTAACGGAGCTTCTGCCGATATGTTCCTGATGCATCAGTGGATTAAAGAAGAGCCTGTTGACTTGCTGATTGGTAACACCTACGGTAAATACATTGCCCGCGACGAAGGTATTCCATTCGTTCGTTCAGGATTCCCGATCATTGATCGTATTGGTCACAGTTATTTCCCAACCGTTGGGTACATGGGAGGTATACGTCTTCTGGAAAGCATTCTTGGAGTCATCATGGACAAAATTGATGCAACAAGTCCAGAAGAGTCGTTCGAACTTACAATGTAG